One genomic region from Blattabacterium cuenoti encodes:
- a CDS encoding pyridoxine 5'-phosphate synthase, producing the protein MVKLSVNLNKIATLRNARGENLPNLLQIAIDVQKFGCQGITIHPRPDERHIRYQDVYDINSVIKTELNIEGRPTDKFMELVLNVKPDQVTLVPDRNNAITSNSGWNTILHCHFLAKKIKILKNHGIRTSIFLDPDPKLVVYAAKTGADRIELYTGNFSVGYAKKEWNCINPYIETAKEAIKNHMLVNAGHDLNLDNISFLIRKIPNLAEVSIGHALISESLYMGLENTIQSYLKRIYKETLREQS; encoded by the coding sequence ATGGTGAAATTAAGTGTTAATTTAAATAAAATAGCTACATTAAGAAATGCAAGAGGGGAAAATCTACCCAATCTGTTGCAGATAGCAATAGATGTTCAAAAATTCGGATGTCAAGGGATTACTATTCATCCACGTCCTGATGAAAGACATATTAGATATCAGGATGTTTACGATATTAATTCTGTGATAAAAACGGAATTGAACATTGAAGGAAGACCTACTGACAAATTCATGGAACTCGTATTGAATGTAAAACCTGATCAAGTAACCTTAGTTCCTGATCGGAATAATGCAATTACTTCAAATTCAGGATGGAATACAATTTTACATTGTCACTTTTTGGCTAAAAAAATAAAAATATTAAAAAATCATGGAATTAGAACTTCTATATTCCTAGATCCCGATCCTAAATTGGTTGTATATGCAGCTAAAACAGGAGCAGATAGAATAGAATTGTATACCGGAAATTTTTCTGTTGGATATGCTAAAAAAGAATGGAATTGCATCAATCCCTATATTGAAACAGCGAAAGAGGCTATTAAAAATCATATGCTTGTCAACGCTGGACATGATTTAAATTTAGATAATATTTCTTTTTTAATTAGAAAAATACCGAATCTAGCAGAAGTATCTATAGGACATGCTTTAATTAGCGAGTCTTTATACATGGGATTAGAAAACACAATTCAAAGTTATTTAAAAAGAATTTATAAAGAAACATTAAGAGAACAGAGTTAA